The Salmo salar chromosome ssa06, Ssal_v3.1, whole genome shotgun sequence genome window below encodes:
- the LOC106607840 gene encoding uncharacterized protein isoform X2, with translation MKRREPRMKKFFSVLTGNTLGSHEELIHRLAAKRHLTEVTSLEESDVTLAFCPIVSRAGTDVEAAMQQIPAGKPVILVVLHHTFDPDYTVPDSSRLMTRGDVILTVDCLFHESKGLLKCPRNKEAIRKILDRPEIQPKVRKETKGKACCCSIS, from the exons AACCAAGGATGAAGAAATTCTTCTCTGTTTTGACTGGGAATACCCTGGGGTCTCATGAGGAATTAATTCATCGTCTCGCTGCCAAAAGACACTTAACTGAAGTGACGTCACTAGAGGAGAGTGATGTTACCCTGGCTTTCTGTCCCATCGTCTCTCGTGCTGGGACTGATGTTGAAGCAGCAATGCAGCAGATTCCAG CTGGTAAACCTGTCATTCTGGTAGTGCTGCATCACACCTTCGATCCAGACTACACTGTACCTGACAGTAGCAGACTAATGACCAGAGGTGATGTAATACTCACAGTGGACTGTCTCTTCCATGAGAGCAAAGGACTACTGAAGTGTCCTCGCAATAAAGAAGCAATTAGAAAGATTCTGGACAGGCCAGAAATACAGCCAAAG GTGAGAAAAGAAACCAAGGGGAAGGCCTGTTGCTGCAGCATTTCCTGA